The genomic region ACTGTATGGAACTCTATAGATAGCATGCTATGCTAAAAATGGCTCATGATTATATATACAGATAGATAGAGAGAGAAATGTAAAGAGCACGTTTTAAAAAGCTAACATAGATATTGCTAAAGAAGGTGCTAAGAgtttagtgctatatatctaaatatatGTATCTGTTCAGACATTAGATTTTTCGTTTCAGGTGGTTGGCAATGCAGTGATGCTCGGTGAAATCATAAACTACGTGCAGTCCCTACAATGACAAGTTGAGGTAAATTTCCACTATCAGTTCACAACTGGAACGACTCATTGTTTTGTCGTTCTAGAATGGAAAGGGTCGACCTATTCTCTCTgaaaaccctttttcttttcgCATTCCGTTTTGCAGTTTATGTCCATGAAACTGGCCACCGTGAATCCCCAGGTGGACTTAAATAGCCTGCCTAACGTCCTCCCTAAAGATGTGAGGACACACAAACATGATCGCTCGCTTCACGTTACTACATTTGGTTTCAGGTATGGATCGAGGGGCCCTAGCTCACATTTTGTTCCTGTTTGTGATCAGGTACATCAGTCTTGTGGTCCGCCACATTTCTCGCTGGAGACCTCAGACGCTTCGTTGTCGTACCTCAGCCAGCCTCACCATGGAAGCCCTCTTGGCTGCATGGACAACCAGAGTTGTATGCATCCACTTGACACGACGTTTTGCCTGGCGATAAAT from Zea mays cultivar B73 chromosome 6, Zm-B73-REFERENCE-NAM-5.0, whole genome shotgun sequence harbors:
- the LOC100274062 gene encoding uncharacterized protein LOC100274062 gives rise to the protein MSMKLATVNPQVDLNSLPNVLPKDVHQSCGPPHFSLETSDASLSYLSQPHHGSPLGCMDNQSCMHPLDTTFCLAINPQYHFLNGVSDASSQLQLI